One window from the genome of Nocardioides panaciterrulae encodes:
- a CDS encoding DUF4192 domain-containing protein produces the protein MTTPTPATRLVARTPEDLVAMVPVVLGFVPEDSVVLLTFGGAEAFHARLDLPPADRPAAIRAAVEALLEPAVRHAVRQVVLLAFAAEHREAAEAGRALVAAFEEREIDVVQALRADGRRCYPWVPGRAAVPWTGTPYDLSSHRFTAQAVLEGVVTHASRAALAGSLDRDPARVAALVAALSRGEPGEPAAAAAWVAEVVAGHVRDGTVPDDAEAARLLGAVREVAVRDATLFLMDRGNAPGHVALWTDLVRRSPDRLLAAPAVLLGLAAWIAGHGALAWCAVDLCRAVEPEHPTACLLGELLAEAVPPSEWERMRAQPAG, from the coding sequence ATGACCACTCCCACTCCGGCGACCCGGCTGGTCGCCCGCACCCCCGAGGACCTCGTGGCGATGGTGCCGGTGGTGCTCGGCTTCGTGCCTGAGGACTCCGTCGTGCTGCTCACCTTCGGTGGTGCCGAGGCCTTCCACGCGCGCCTGGACCTGCCACCGGCCGACCGGCCCGCCGCGATCAGGGCGGCGGTGGAGGCGCTGCTCGAGCCGGCGGTGCGGCACGCGGTGCGGCAGGTGGTGCTGCTGGCCTTCGCCGCGGAGCACCGCGAGGCCGCCGAGGCCGGGCGAGCCCTCGTGGCGGCGTTCGAGGAGCGCGAGATCGACGTCGTCCAGGCGCTGCGCGCCGACGGGCGACGCTGCTACCCGTGGGTGCCCGGCCGGGCGGCCGTCCCGTGGACCGGGACGCCCTACGACCTGTCCTCGCACCGGTTCACCGCGCAGGCGGTGCTGGAGGGCGTGGTGACCCACGCCAGCCGTGCGGCCCTGGCCGGCTCCCTGGACCGCGATCCGGCCCGGGTGGCGGCGCTGGTGGCTGCGCTCAGCCGGGGCGAGCCGGGCGAGCCGGCGGCCGCCGCGGCTTGGGTCGCGGAGGTCGTCGCGGGCCACGTCCGGGACGGGACCGTGCCCGACGATGCCGAGGCCGCCCGGCTCCTGGGCGCCGTGCGTGAGGTGGCGGTCCGCGATGCCACTCTGTTCCTGATGGACCGCGGCAACGCGCCGGGCCACGTGGCCCTGTGGACCGACCTGGTCCGGCGCAGCCCCGACCGGCTGCTGGCCGCCCCCGCCGTGCTGCTGGGCCTCGCCGCCTGGATCGCCGGCCACGGCGCCCTGGCCTGGTGCGCGGTCGACCTCTGCCGCGCGGTGGAGCCCGAGCACCCGACGGCGTGCCTGCTCGGGGAGCTGCTGGCGGAGGCCGTGCCGCCGTCGGAGTGGGAGCGGATGCGGGCCCAGCCGGCCGGATAG
- a CDS encoding class I adenylate-forming enzyme family protein produces MDHVELREGSRVALLVPGSVEYVDLVMSLLAAGMFPIPLDPRLTAYERDRILAGLSPDLVVDTPELLASMVRHTPAQHRRGVPRGRPMHVTSGTTGTPKGVYSGLLTEQQAAALVAEERDLWGFTATDVNLVLSPLHHSAPLRFAMGTILAGGRIVVPGPFDPAAVTAAIERERPTTMFCVPAHLQRLFAHWDEVGVPDLSCFRLVAHAGAPCPPPLKHRLIASFPPGSTWEFYGSTEGQFTACRSEEWQERPGTVGRARPGRTLSLDDDGTIWCTVPEHARFSYFGDPEKTAAAWRTTDDGRRAFTVGDLGRIDEAGYLHLDGRREDLIISGGVNVYPLEVENALRELDGVVDVAVFARPDEEWGQRVCAAVVGPVAEASLVAHARERLSPPKRPKTWLVVDELPRTSTGKVRRQQLSRLSGEPPQA; encoded by the coding sequence GTGGACCACGTCGAGCTTCGCGAGGGATCGCGGGTCGCCCTGCTGGTGCCGGGTTCGGTCGAGTACGTCGACCTGGTGATGTCGCTGCTGGCGGCCGGGATGTTCCCGATCCCGCTGGACCCACGGCTCACGGCGTACGAACGTGACCGGATCCTCGCCGGGTTGTCGCCCGACCTGGTCGTCGACACCCCCGAGCTGCTGGCCTCGATGGTGCGGCACACGCCCGCGCAGCACCGGCGGGGCGTCCCCCGGGGGCGTCCGATGCACGTCACCAGCGGCACGACCGGGACGCCGAAGGGGGTCTACAGCGGGCTGCTCACCGAGCAGCAGGCCGCGGCCCTGGTGGCCGAGGAGCGCGACCTGTGGGGGTTCACCGCCACCGACGTCAACCTGGTGCTGAGCCCGCTCCACCACTCGGCGCCACTGCGCTTCGCGATGGGCACGATCCTGGCCGGCGGACGCATCGTCGTGCCGGGCCCCTTCGACCCCGCCGCTGTCACCGCCGCCATCGAACGGGAGCGGCCCACGACGATGTTCTGCGTGCCCGCCCACCTGCAGCGGCTCTTCGCGCACTGGGACGAGGTGGGCGTCCCCGACCTGTCCTGCTTCCGGCTGGTGGCGCACGCCGGCGCACCCTGCCCGCCGCCGCTCAAGCATCGGCTGATCGCGTCGTTCCCGCCCGGGTCGACCTGGGAGTTCTACGGCTCGACCGAGGGCCAGTTCACCGCCTGCCGCAGCGAGGAGTGGCAGGAGCGTCCGGGGACCGTCGGGCGGGCGCGCCCCGGCCGGACGCTCTCCCTGGACGACGACGGCACGATCTGGTGCACGGTGCCCGAGCACGCGCGGTTCTCGTACTTCGGCGACCCGGAGAAGACAGCCGCGGCCTGGCGAACCACCGACGACGGACGGCGGGCCTTCACCGTCGGGGACCTCGGGCGGATCGACGAGGCCGGCTACCTCCACCTCGACGGCCGGCGCGAGGACCTGATCATCAGCGGCGGCGTGAACGTGTACCCCCTGGAGGTGGAGAACGCGCTGCGCGAGCTCGACGGCGTGGTCGACGTGGCGGTCTTCGCGCGCCCGGACGAGGAGTGGGGCCAGCGGGTGTGCGCGGCCGTCGTCGGCCCGGTGGCCGAGGCGTCCCTCGTGGCGCACGCTCGGGAGCGGCTCTCCCCACCGAAGCGGCCCAAGACCTGGCTGGTCGTCGACGAGCTCCCCCGCACCTCGACGGGGAAGGTGCGCCGACAGCAGCTCAGCCGGCTGTCGGGGGAGCCCCCTCAGGCGTAG
- a CDS encoding DNA polymerase IV — MRAHASVLHLDLDAFFAAVEQRDKPSLRGKPVVVGGVGGRGVVATASYEARRFGVRSAMSTREARSRCPHAAFLSGRFHAYRESSRLVMGVLRSVSPLVEPLSLDEAFVDLEHAGLPDLEVPTVTGFAEQLRARVAEATGGLTASVGVGTSKFIAKVASDLDKPDGLVVVPPGTEVELLRPRHVSVIPGVGPATAERLRRTGIHTVADLESVSLEELVRLLGRAHGTGLFALARAEDDRPVVPEREAKSVSVEGTHDTDLTDRRLMEALLTRQAGEVAARLRKHGLSGRTVTIKVRLHDFTTLSRSTTLASPTDRTTTIARLARGLLTDLDTSGGVRLLGVGVSGLADWIQDDLFSELAEEEDEEETPVEVEVTTGRRRPTWAPGMDVEHADLGRGWVWGSGRGVVTVRFETADSPAGPVRSFAEGDPALSAWVPAEAGEDPA, encoded by the coding sequence GTGCGCGCCCACGCCTCGGTCCTGCACCTGGACCTGGACGCCTTCTTCGCCGCGGTCGAGCAGCGCGACAAGCCCTCGCTGCGCGGCAAGCCGGTGGTCGTCGGCGGGGTCGGCGGCCGCGGGGTGGTCGCGACCGCGTCCTACGAGGCGCGCCGCTTCGGCGTCCGCTCGGCCATGTCGACGCGCGAGGCCCGGTCCCGCTGCCCGCACGCGGCCTTCCTGTCCGGCCGGTTCCACGCCTACCGGGAGTCCAGCCGGCTGGTGATGGGCGTGCTGCGCTCGGTCTCCCCGCTCGTCGAGCCGCTCTCGCTCGACGAGGCGTTCGTCGACCTCGAGCACGCCGGCCTGCCCGACCTCGAGGTCCCGACCGTGACCGGCTTCGCCGAGCAGCTGCGCGCACGGGTCGCCGAGGCCACCGGCGGGCTGACCGCCTCGGTCGGGGTCGGCACGTCGAAGTTCATCGCGAAGGTCGCCAGCGACCTCGACAAGCCCGACGGCCTCGTGGTCGTGCCCCCGGGCACCGAGGTCGAGCTGCTGCGGCCCCGGCACGTCTCGGTGATCCCCGGGGTGGGACCGGCGACGGCGGAACGGCTGCGCCGTACCGGCATCCACACGGTGGCCGACCTGGAGTCGGTGAGCCTGGAGGAGCTGGTGCGGCTGCTCGGTCGCGCCCACGGCACCGGGCTGTTCGCGCTCGCCCGGGCCGAGGACGACCGGCCGGTGGTGCCCGAGCGGGAGGCCAAGTCGGTCAGCGTCGAGGGCACCCACGACACCGACCTCACCGACCGCCGGTTGATGGAGGCGCTGCTGACCCGCCAGGCCGGCGAGGTCGCAGCACGGCTGCGCAAGCACGGCCTGTCGGGCCGGACGGTGACGATCAAGGTGCGGCTGCACGACTTCACCACGCTCAGCCGCTCCACCACCCTGGCCTCGCCCACCGACCGGACCACCACGATCGCCCGGCTCGCCCGCGGGCTGCTCACCGACCTCGACACCTCCGGGGGCGTCCGCCTGCTCGGCGTGGGTGTCTCCGGGCTGGCGGACTGGATCCAGGACGACCTGTTCAGCGAGCTCGCCGAGGAGGAGGACGAGGAGGAGACCCCCGTCGAGGTCGAGGTGACGACGGGCCGCCGGCGACCGACCTGGGCCCCCGGCATGGACGTCGAGCACGCCGACCTCGGCCGCGGCTGGGTCTGGGGCTCCGGCCGGGGTGTGGTGACGGTCCGCTTCGAGACCGCCGACTCCCCCGCCGGTCCGGTGCGGTCGTTCGCCGAGGGCGACCCGGCCCTCAGCGCCTGGGTTCCCGCGGAGGCCGGGGAGGACCCGGCGTGA
- the coaE gene encoding dephospho-CoA kinase, whose amino-acid sequence MRVGLTGGVASGKSTVSAILAELGAVVVDADQLAREVVAPGTAGLREVVEAFGPGVLTRDGQLDRPAMGRLVFADPAKRAVLEGIIHPRVRARGAELEAAAGADAVVVHDIPLLTETGQADRFDAVIVVDVPAAVQVERMTALRGMSEQDALARMAAQATPEQRRAVATYVIENTGTLEDLRRRVTEVLEELVGRAG is encoded by the coding sequence ATGCGTGTGGGACTCACCGGCGGTGTCGCCTCGGGCAAGAGCACGGTCTCGGCGATCCTCGCGGAGCTGGGGGCGGTGGTCGTCGACGCCGACCAGCTGGCCCGGGAGGTGGTGGCCCCCGGCACCGCCGGGCTGCGGGAGGTGGTCGAGGCGTTCGGCCCGGGCGTGCTGACCCGGGACGGTCAGCTGGACCGACCGGCGATGGGCCGCCTCGTCTTCGCCGACCCGGCGAAGCGGGCCGTGCTGGAGGGCATCATCCACCCGCGGGTGCGGGCCCGGGGGGCGGAGCTGGAGGCGGCAGCGGGGGCGGACGCGGTGGTCGTCCACGACATCCCGCTGCTCACCGAGACCGGGCAGGCGGATCGCTTCGACGCCGTCATCGTCGTGGACGTGCCGGCCGCGGTCCAGGTCGAGCGGATGACCGCGCTGCGCGGCATGAGCGAGCAGGACGCCCTGGCCCGGATGGCCGCCCAGGCGACCCCCGAGCAGCGGCGCGCGGTCGCGACGTACGTCATCGAGAACACCGGGACGCTCGAAGACCTCCGCCGGAGGGTGACGGAGGTCCTCGAGGAGCTGGTCGGACGGGCGGGCTAG
- a CDS encoding M36 family metallopeptidase gives MLSGNRKWLSAAAVGSTAVTVAMLGMPSTAAVGHRHGPSLSASSPARGNEGHARSPEDFDHRDLSGPALVKAQRAVARQQSASAEKYLAGLGPEAIVDIDPLTGTPRQLGRLDGYLSGPHHGSARAAALDFVRSHLDVLGLTADDLSTLVFRKDYVDSLGIHHLSWAQHVGGTPVFGNGLRVNVTRDGRVLSVLGSPVSGLAAMARQAPSAHLDAAQARSKAARNVHGSVQGHDVASARRGAGAGTHWANHDYAERVWFLSADGLRPGWSTYVQTGDDAAYQHVIDAATGKALYRHSTVDNASGDAYVYDYYPGAPAGPKAHGHGHGHRTHPGQAKVVNFFKEGWLAHGSKTLDGRNVITWADVNDDDSVNPGEQTAVPGDKQGATGRLKTFTDTQKDAYPPDGTYGGSPYSDYDFSKFCTAHYVCTWDAEKASSWKKNLAANENNAFYLANTYHDYLQQDPAIGFTPQAGNFTSAGGDPVLQQVLDGSDVDNGMPDSGHIDNANMNTPPDGTPPTMQMYLWHQPGYPNDYDPFMPTSGAFDASVLLHEYTHGLSNRLVVDADGNSTLNSLQAGSMGEAWSDYYAMDYLVTHHFERDTSADGQVFEGKYLMGGQKDTTGKLVPFRSMALDCPVDSESEACFDTYNPGADIQGGYTYGDLVAIGGSAEVHSSGEVWAQTLWDIRKAFGHHVADTLITRAMSLAANDPSMLDMRNAILQADLAGYDGSHSAQLWQIFAERGMGYFAASIDSADTDVAEDFNTPPSPKTHNEDQFIQGTVTDSVTGDPVAGATVLVAGFGDQYTAVTKADGSYTIGFPYGMYPGTYPKVVARGVGYLTESQSVTVPTGDHATADFVVQRDWAENSGGAEVTDFNGPDYSAYGCGPEGAIDGSLGTGWGSTAGDDEGDPTGTFVPKHVTVKLPQAVDVTSFGVDPEATCGDSGSSSTGDYTIEVSQDGTAWTKVADGHFGIADRGHLNEVTPTGAAVAVRFVRFTIQGDQVEDAARANGDTTGTFESICGDPSTSGGYTGCQFADLTELTVFGSATP, from the coding sequence GTGTTGTCAGGAAACAGGAAATGGCTGTCCGCCGCCGCGGTCGGCAGCACGGCGGTCACCGTCGCGATGCTCGGGATGCCGAGCACCGCCGCCGTGGGTCACCGTCACGGACCGTCGCTGTCGGCCTCCTCGCCGGCCCGCGGCAACGAGGGGCACGCCCGCAGCCCCGAGGACTTCGACCACCGCGACCTGAGCGGCCCCGCGCTGGTCAAGGCCCAGCGCGCCGTGGCCCGCCAGCAGAGCGCCTCGGCCGAGAAGTACCTCGCCGGCCTCGGCCCGGAGGCGATCGTCGACATCGACCCGCTCACCGGCACCCCCCGCCAGCTGGGTCGCCTCGACGGCTACCTGTCCGGGCCCCACCACGGTTCTGCGCGGGCCGCCGCGCTCGACTTCGTCCGGTCCCACCTCGACGTGCTCGGCCTGACCGCCGACGACCTCTCGACGCTGGTCTTCCGCAAGGACTACGTCGACTCCCTGGGGATCCACCACCTGTCCTGGGCGCAGCACGTGGGCGGCACGCCCGTCTTCGGCAACGGCCTGCGGGTCAACGTCACCCGCGACGGCCGGGTGCTCTCGGTCCTGGGCTCCCCCGTCTCCGGGCTCGCCGCGATGGCACGGCAGGCCCCGTCGGCGCACCTCGACGCCGCGCAGGCACGCTCGAAGGCCGCCCGCAACGTCCACGGCTCGGTCCAGGGCCACGACGTGGCCTCGGCCCGGCGTGGCGCCGGCGCCGGCACGCACTGGGCGAACCACGACTACGCCGAGCGGGTGTGGTTCCTGTCCGCCGACGGCCTGCGGCCCGGCTGGTCGACCTACGTGCAGACCGGCGACGACGCGGCGTACCAGCACGTGATCGACGCCGCCACCGGCAAGGCGCTCTACCGGCACTCGACGGTGGACAACGCGAGCGGCGACGCCTACGTCTACGACTACTACCCGGGCGCACCGGCCGGCCCGAAGGCGCATGGCCACGGACACGGCCACCGGACCCACCCCGGCCAGGCCAAGGTGGTGAACTTCTTCAAGGAGGGCTGGCTCGCCCACGGCAGCAAGACCCTCGACGGCCGCAACGTCATCACCTGGGCCGACGTCAACGACGACGACTCGGTGAACCCCGGTGAGCAGACCGCGGTCCCGGGCGACAAGCAGGGCGCCACCGGCCGGCTGAAGACCTTCACCGACACCCAGAAGGACGCCTACCCGCCCGACGGCACGTACGGCGGCAGCCCCTACAGCGACTACGACTTCTCGAAGTTCTGCACCGCCCACTACGTGTGCACGTGGGACGCCGAGAAGGCCTCGTCGTGGAAGAAGAACCTGGCGGCGAACGAGAACAACGCCTTCTACCTGGCCAACACCTACCACGACTACTTGCAGCAGGACCCCGCGATCGGCTTCACCCCGCAGGCGGGCAACTTCACGAGCGCCGGCGGTGACCCGGTGCTGCAGCAGGTGCTCGACGGCTCGGACGTCGACAACGGCATGCCCGACTCCGGCCACATCGACAACGCGAACATGAACACCCCGCCCGACGGCACCCCGCCGACCATGCAGATGTACCTGTGGCACCAGCCGGGCTACCCGAACGACTACGACCCGTTCATGCCCACCAGTGGGGCCTTCGACGCCTCGGTGCTGCTGCACGAGTACACCCACGGCCTGTCCAACCGGCTGGTCGTGGACGCCGACGGCAACTCCACGCTGAACAGCCTCCAGGCCGGGTCGATGGGCGAGGCGTGGTCGGACTACTACGCGATGGACTACCTGGTCACCCACCACTTCGAGCGGGACACCAGCGCCGACGGCCAGGTCTTCGAGGGCAAGTACCTCATGGGCGGCCAGAAGGACACGACCGGCAAGCTGGTGCCGTTCCGGTCGATGGCGCTCGACTGCCCGGTGGACTCGGAGAGTGAGGCCTGCTTCGACACCTACAACCCGGGCGCCGACATCCAGGGCGGCTACACCTACGGCGACCTGGTCGCCATCGGCGGGTCCGCCGAGGTGCACAGCTCCGGCGAGGTCTGGGCGCAGACCCTGTGGGACATCCGCAAGGCGTTCGGCCACCACGTGGCCGACACCCTGATCACCCGGGCCATGTCGCTCGCGGCGAACGACCCGTCGATGCTCGACATGCGCAACGCGATCCTGCAGGCCGACCTGGCCGGCTACGACGGCAGCCACTCCGCGCAGCTCTGGCAGATCTTCGCCGAGCGGGGCATGGGCTACTTCGCCGCGTCGATCGACAGCGCGGACACCGACGTGGCCGAGGACTTCAACACGCCGCCGAGCCCGAAGACCCACAACGAGGACCAGTTCATCCAGGGCACCGTCACCGACTCGGTGACCGGTGACCCGGTGGCCGGCGCGACCGTCCTGGTCGCGGGCTTCGGTGACCAGTACACCGCGGTGACCAAGGCCGACGGCAGCTACACGATCGGCTTCCCGTACGGCATGTACCCGGGCACCTACCCCAAGGTCGTGGCCCGGGGCGTCGGCTACCTGACGGAGTCCCAGTCGGTCACGGTGCCCACCGGTGACCACGCCACTGCCGACTTCGTGGTCCAGCGGGACTGGGCCGAGAACAGCGGTGGCGCCGAGGTCACCGACTTCAACGGTCCCGACTACTCCGCCTACGGCTGTGGCCCGGAGGGTGCGATCGACGGCAGCCTCGGGACCGGCTGGGGCAGCACCGCCGGCGACGACGAGGGAGACCCGACGGGCACCTTCGTCCCGAAGCACGTGACGGTGAAGCTGCCGCAGGCGGTCGACGTGACCAGCTTCGGTGTCGACCCGGAGGCGACGTGCGGTGACTCGGGCAGCTCCTCGACCGGCGACTACACCATCGAGGTCTCCCAGGACGGCACGGCGTGGACCAAGGTGGCCGACGGCCACTTCGGCATCGCCGACCGCGGCCACCTCAACGAGGTCACGCCGACCGGCGCGGCCGTCGCGGTCCGCTTCGTCCGGTTCACCATCCAGGGTGACCAGGTCGAGGACGCCGCGCGTGCCAACGGCGACACCACCGGCACGTTCGAGAGCATCTGCGGTGACCCGTCGACGTCGGGTGGCTACACCGGCTGCCAGTTCGCGGACCTCACCGAGCTGACGGTGTTCGGCTCGGCGACCCCGTGA
- a CDS encoding sigma-70 family RNA polymerase sigma factor, giving the protein MATSTATVGTRVGSREIEGRDSVGLYLDEIARNPLLDAAAEVELSKTIEAGLMAEHLLATGRVGRRKGGAPMSATREELEWLAEEGRQAVDTFITANLRLVVSIARKYGRAQMPMLDLIQEGNTGLIRAVEKFDYTKGYKFSTYATWWVRQAITRGIAQQARVVRLPVHVVEELNQVGGARRTLERQLGRDPEPQEIATELGMDVDRVLDLMAWGREHVSLDSPVDEDGDTSLGDLMAQETSPSPDLTVLDVESRERLNRLVGQLDDRAADIIRSRYGLVDGRQHKLADIGAKHGISAERVRQLEREALQKLRRLGDPDLAA; this is encoded by the coding sequence ATGGCGACCAGCACCGCAACGGTCGGTACCCGGGTCGGATCGCGAGAGATCGAGGGTCGGGACAGCGTCGGGCTGTACCTCGACGAGATCGCCCGCAACCCCCTCCTCGACGCCGCCGCCGAGGTAGAGCTTTCCAAGACGATCGAGGCCGGCCTGATGGCCGAGCACCTCCTGGCCACCGGCCGGGTCGGCCGCCGCAAGGGCGGCGCCCCCATGTCGGCCACCCGCGAGGAGCTCGAGTGGCTGGCCGAGGAGGGCCGCCAGGCCGTCGACACGTTCATCACCGCGAACCTGCGGCTGGTGGTCTCGATCGCCCGCAAGTACGGCCGGGCCCAGATGCCGATGCTGGACCTGATCCAGGAGGGCAACACCGGCCTGATCCGCGCGGTCGAGAAGTTCGACTACACCAAGGGCTACAAGTTCTCCACCTACGCCACCTGGTGGGTGCGCCAGGCCATCACCCGGGGCATCGCCCAGCAGGCGCGGGTCGTGCGACTGCCCGTGCACGTGGTCGAGGAGCTGAACCAGGTGGGCGGCGCCCGCCGTACCCTCGAGCGCCAGCTGGGCCGCGACCCGGAGCCGCAGGAGATCGCCACCGAGCTCGGGATGGACGTCGACCGGGTCCTGGACCTGATGGCCTGGGGCCGCGAGCACGTCAGCCTCGACTCCCCCGTGGACGAGGACGGCGACACCTCGCTGGGTGACCTGATGGCCCAGGAGACCTCGCCGAGCCCGGACCTCACGGTGCTCGACGTCGAGTCCCGCGAGCGGCTGAACCGCCTGGTCGGCCAGCTCGACGACCGGGCCGCCGACATCATCCGGTCCCGCTACGGACTGGTCGACGGCCGCCAGCACAAGCTCGCCGACATCGGCGCCAAGCACGGCATCTCCGCCGAGCGGGTGCGCCAGCTCGAGCGGGAGGCGCTGCAGAAGCTGCGCCGCCTCGGCGACCCCGACCTGGCTGCCTGA
- a CDS encoding S9 family peptidase has translation MESSDVSSATSPPSTPPGTPPGTPPVSPPVVERRPVTTEVHGKARVDDYEWLRDKDDPAVAAYLEAENAWTQARTAHLAGLRHTIFEEIRARTQETDLSVPTRIRGHWYYSRSFEGREYGATCRVPVRGADDWSPPAPAEDCAADQPALPGEQLLLDLNELAEGHDFFSLGGSSVSPDEQLLAYSTDVTGDERYTVRVKDLRTGRLLDDEITGVIGGATWNREGTDLYYTTVDEAWRADKIWRHRLGTAQSEDELVHHETDGRFWVGVGRTRTERFLVIAAGSKTTSEYRYLDADDPDAGWRVFAERREGLEYNLEHAVVGGQDLFLVLHNATGPDFEIATAPVAPTPAEQWRPLIPHDPAVRLEDVDAFAGHLVVHQRSDGLTQLRILELGDAPERLVADDYLVHFDQEVYTVGSAGNPSFEQPTVRLGYTTMAIPSSLYDYDVRSRELTLLKRTPVLGGYDPADYEEHRLWARAEDGERVPISIVARRGAREDDGGGTRPIPVLLYGYGAYEMSMDPYFSKPRLSLLDRGAGFAIAHVRGGGEMGRRWYDDGKLSRKQNTFSDFIACARHLVETGWAEPHTLVAEGASAGGLLMGAVANQAPELFGGIVAGVPFVDALTTMLDAGLPLTVTEYDEWGNPEDDPEVFDQMASYAPYDNVAALDYPPILAETSLNDTRVLYVEPAKWIARLRATAVGRRDFCLRTEMAAGHGGVSGRYKSWHDRAFTLAWILDRMGLADAPVAPLDQTVTGTPG, from the coding sequence ATGGAGTCCTCCGACGTCTCGTCCGCCACCAGCCCGCCGAGCACCCCACCGGGCACCCCACCGGGCACCCCGCCGGTGAGCCCGCCGGTGGTCGAGCGCCGCCCGGTGACCACGGAGGTGCACGGGAAGGCCCGGGTGGACGACTACGAGTGGCTTCGGGACAAGGACGACCCCGCGGTCGCGGCCTACCTGGAGGCGGAGAACGCGTGGACGCAGGCCCGGACCGCGCACCTCGCCGGCCTGCGGCACACGATCTTCGAGGAGATCAGGGCGCGCACCCAGGAGACCGACCTCTCGGTGCCCACCCGGATCCGGGGGCACTGGTACTACTCGCGCTCCTTCGAGGGCCGTGAGTACGGCGCCACCTGCCGCGTACCCGTCCGGGGCGCGGACGACTGGAGCCCGCCGGCCCCGGCCGAGGACTGCGCGGCCGACCAGCCGGCGCTGCCCGGCGAGCAGCTGCTGCTCGACCTCAACGAGCTCGCCGAGGGGCACGACTTCTTCTCCCTCGGCGGCTCCTCGGTGAGCCCCGACGAGCAGCTGCTGGCCTACTCCACCGACGTCACCGGCGACGAGCGCTACACCGTGCGGGTCAAGGACCTGCGCACCGGCCGGCTGCTGGACGACGAGATCACCGGGGTGATCGGCGGTGCCACCTGGAACCGAGAGGGCACCGACCTCTACTACACCACCGTCGACGAGGCCTGGCGCGCGGACAAGATCTGGCGGCACCGGCTCGGCACCGCCCAGAGCGAGGACGAGCTGGTCCACCACGAGACCGACGGCCGGTTCTGGGTCGGCGTGGGGCGCACCCGCACCGAGCGGTTCCTGGTCATCGCGGCCGGCTCGAAGACCACCAGCGAGTACCGCTACCTCGACGCCGACGACCCGGACGCGGGCTGGCGGGTGTTCGCCGAGCGGCGCGAGGGGCTGGAGTACAACCTCGAGCACGCGGTCGTCGGCGGCCAGGACCTGTTCCTGGTGCTGCACAACGCCACCGGCCCCGACTTCGAGATCGCGACCGCACCGGTGGCCCCGACCCCGGCCGAGCAGTGGCGGCCGCTCATCCCGCACGACCCCGCCGTACGCCTGGAGGACGTCGACGCGTTCGCGGGCCACCTGGTCGTGCACCAGCGCAGCGACGGGCTCACCCAGCTGCGCATTCTCGAGCTCGGCGACGCGCCCGAGCGGCTGGTCGCCGACGACTACCTGGTGCACTTCGACCAGGAGGTCTACACGGTCGGGTCCGCGGGCAACCCCAGCTTCGAGCAGCCGACGGTCCGGCTGGGCTACACCACGATGGCGATCCCCTCCTCGCTCTACGACTACGACGTGCGCAGCAGGGAGCTCACCCTGCTCAAGCGCACGCCCGTGCTCGGCGGCTACGACCCCGCCGACTACGAGGAGCACCGGCTCTGGGCGAGGGCCGAGGACGGCGAGCGGGTCCCGATCTCGATCGTCGCGCGGCGTGGCGCTCGGGAGGACGACGGCGGCGGCACCCGGCCGATCCCGGTGCTGCTCTACGGCTACGGCGCCTACGAGATGTCGATGGACCCCTACTTCTCCAAGCCCCGGCTCTCGCTGCTCGACCGCGGGGCCGGCTTCGCGATCGCGCACGTGCGGGGCGGCGGCGAGATGGGCCGCCGCTGGTACGACGACGGCAAGCTGTCCCGCAAGCAGAACACGTTCTCCGACTTCATCGCCTGCGCCCGCCACCTCGTCGAGACCGGCTGGGCCGAGCCGCACACCCTGGTCGCCGAGGGCGCCTCGGCCGGCGGGCTGCTGATGGGCGCGGTCGCCAACCAGGCGCCGGAGCTGTTCGGCGGGATCGTGGCCGGCGTGCCGTTCGTCGACGCGCTGACCACGATGCTCGACGCCGGCCTCCCGCTCACCGTCACCGAGTACGACGAGTGGGGCAACCCCGAGGACGACCCCGAGGTCTTCGACCAGATGGCGTCGTACGCGCCCTACGACAACGTCGCGGCGCTGGACTACCCACCGATCCTCGCCGAGACCTCGCTCAACGACACCCGGGTGCTCTACGTCGAGCCGGCCAAGTGGATCGCGCGGCTGCGGGCCACGGCCGTGGGCCGGCGGGACTTCTGCCTGCGCACCGAGATGGCCGCCGGGCACGGCGGCGTCTCCGGACGCTACAAGTCCTGGCACGACCGGGCGTTCACGCTGGCCTGGATCCTCGACCGGATGGGGCTCGCGGACGCCCCGGTGGCGCCGCTGGACCAGACCGTCACGGGGACGCCGGGCTGA